The sequence below is a genomic window from Lysobacter capsici.
CAGCGCGCGTCCGGCCGGGAAGGCCCGCTTGGTCGCGGTATCGGCCTGTGAGGTGAAGATCGCCAGGATCGGCATCTGTCCGGGCTTGAACGTCATCCCCGAGGCTTTGCGCTGCAGTGCGTTGAAGCGCGCTGCCTCGAATGCGGGATTCACCAGCACGACCAGGTCGGCGGCGTTGCGCGCGACCGTCCCTTCCTTGTTGGCAAATGCGGTGTCGCGAATGAGTAATTGGTTGAGCGAGTTGTAGACCAGCGCGCCGCCGAAGCTATGGCCTGTGACGATCAGGCGATTGTTGCGCCGGGTGGCTTTGATCTTGGCCAGTTCGGCGAGCACCTCGGTGGCCCCGTCGGTGCCGACGCGATGCGCGCGCCCTTTGCGTCCCCAGAATGTCAGCGTCTTGAACGGCTCGACCTTGTTGGACAAGCCTCGCCAGCCCAGGTACATCCCGACCACCTGGCGCGGCGCGCATGCCCTGTTTTCGCAGGCCTGCGCGTCGGCTTTGGCTATCTTGCGCAGAAACTGCGCGAACGCCTCCACGTTGCCGTCGTCGGGAGCGGCATTGTGCTTCCATCCGTGGGCGAAAACGACCATGAGGACCGGGCGATCGCTGTCTATCGCACGGATCTGCCGCATCAGGTTTTCCTTGCTTTCGGGCTCGCGCAAATAGCCTTGGTCGTCGAATTCGACATAGCCCAGCAATACCGGCGGGGACTTCGACGGCGTTTCGCCCACCTGGTGCAGTACTTCCTGCGGGCAGTCGCCCTTCGCCTCGAAGATGCAGTAGTCGCTCGTATGCAATTGCGTCCGATACGTCCGTCCGGAAACGCAACCGGCGTTGATGCAGGCCACCAGCAACAGGCAGACCACGCCGAGCCGATGCGAGAGACGCCCCACTGTCCTGTCGGCCATGTCCTTTCCCCAGTCGTCCATGCGTACTGGGGTTAACGCATGAATAGCTGCGGTGCGGACAGTTCGATTCGTCGCGGTTCCCCGCTATAAAGGGGAAACCGCGGTGGTGCCAGGTCGTCAGCGACGGCGACCGGCGACGACGACTATCGGCCTCCACCCAGCGGCCAATCCGGCCAACCCGATGCGTTGGGATCGGGCGCCTTCGTCGTCCATTGCCCGGTTTGCGGATCGATGTACCAGCGGCCGACGTCGGCGGGAATCTCGGGCACGCCGTCGGGGAAGCGTTTGTTGAAGCTCTCCTCGACCGGGCCCATGGTGTGGCCGACCGGGAACTTCGGCGGCAGCATCTCGCGATGACCCAAGGCATCGGGCATGCCCGGAATATGGTCCTGCAACCAGTTGAGTTCGTCGTTCTTGACCAGGTAGGCGCGCACGATGCCGCCTTGCTCGGCGAAATACGGCGCGAGGTCGCGGCTGTTGGCGAAGGTTCCGCCGTCGGGCGCCTGCTGCACGCCGCCATCCTCACGGAACAGCGGATTGTTGCGGGCCAGATTGCGCGGATGCACGGCCGCCGGGTTGAACACGATCGCCGGCAGATGCCCGCCGCCCACCGCCATCGCG
It includes:
- a CDS encoding alpha/beta hydrolase produces the protein MDDWGKDMADRTVGRLSHRLGVVCLLLVACINAGCVSGRTYRTQLHTSDYCIFEAKGDCPQEVLHQVGETPSKSPPVLLGYVEFDDQGYLREPESKENLMRQIRAIDSDRPVLMVVFAHGWKHNAAPDDGNVEAFAQFLRKIAKADAQACENRACAPRQVVGMYLGWRGLSNKVEPFKTLTFWGRKGRAHRVGTDGATEVLAELAKIKATRRNNRLIVTGHSFGGALVYNSLNQLLIRDTAFANKEGTVARNAADLVVLVNPAFEAARFNALQRKASGMTFKPGQMPILAIFTSQADTATKRAFPAGRALATLFSEHSTPEQRRQNIQAIGHYAPYRTHTLMQLATPATVDFKDFACAWKAYSIGTSNRWNVGAVALARTPAKPESSQSSLESARFNPYMVVGVEKGIISGHNEIWGDEFSDFLYRFVAVQRYGGHCGTAEDSTQQEQD